The following are encoded together in the Oncorhynchus gorbuscha isolate QuinsamMale2020 ecotype Even-year linkage group LG03, OgorEven_v1.0, whole genome shotgun sequence genome:
- the LOC124027227 gene encoding keratin, type II cytoskeletal 8-like isoform X1 — protein sequence MSFSRTSYRSGGSSMGGGMGGNTTIRKSFTSQSLAAPGSTRMSSGSVRHSGAGFGGGMGMGGGSGFSSSSSAGGYGGGLGAGYGGGMGGGFHGATITAVTCNQSLLAPLNLAIDPNIQVVRTHEKEQIKTLNNRFASFIDKVRFLEQQNKMLETKWSLLQDQTTTRSNIDAMFEAYISNLRRQLDGLGNEKMKLEGELKNMQGLVEDFKNKYEDEINKRASVENEFVLLKKDVDGAYMNKVELEAKVDALQDEINFLRAVYEAELRELQGQIKDTSVVVEMDNSRNLDMDSIVAEVRAQYEDIANRSRAEAETWYKQKYEEMQSSAGQYGEDLRSTKTEIAELNRMIARLQNEIESVKGQRANLEAQIAEAEERGELAVKDAKLRIRDLEDALQRAKQDMARQVREYQELMNVKLALDIEIATYRKLLEGEESRISSGGATATIHVQQSSGGNYSSAGSGGFGYGGGSSSYGGGSSSYGGGSSSYGGGSSSYGSGGGATITKSMTSTSSSRRF from the exons ATGAGCTTCAGCAGGACAAGCTACAGAAGCGGCGGCAGCAGCATGGGCGGCGGCATGGGGGGCAACACCACCATTCGCAAGAGTTTCACCAGCCAGTCCTTGGCTGCTCCCGGATCCACCCGGATGAGCAGCGGGTCAGTCCGCCATTCTGGCGCCGGGTTCGGTGGTGGCATGGGTATGGGCGGAGGCAGCGgcttcagcagcagcagcagcgcaggTGGCTACGGTGGTGGTCTCGGCGCTGGCTATGGTGGTGGTATGGGTGGCGGATTCCATGGCGCCACCATCACAGCTGTCACATGCAACCAGAGCCTGCTGGCACCACTGAACCTGGCGATCGACCCCAACATCCAGGTTGTCCGCACCCATGAGAAAGAGCAGATCAAGACCCTCAACAACCGCTTTGCCTCCTTCATCGATAAG GTGCGTTTCTTGGAGCAGCAGAACAAGATGCTGGAGACCAAATGGAGCCTCCTGCAGGACCAGACCACCACCCGCTCCAACATCGACGCCATGTTCGAGGCCTACATCTCCAACCTGCGCAGACAGCTGGACGGCCTGGGCAATGAGAAGATGAAGCTGGAGGGGGAGCTGAAGAACATGCAGGGTCTGGTTGAGGACTTCAAGAACAA GTATGAAGATGAAATCAACAAGCGCGCCTCAGTAGAGAACGAGTTTGTCCTGCTGAAGAAG gaTGTTGACGGTGCTTACATGAACAAGGTGGAGCTGGAGGCCAAGGTTGACGCTCTACAGGATGAGATCAACTTCCTCAGGGCCGTCTACGAGGCG GAGCTGCGTGAGCTGCAGGGCCAGATCAAGGACACCTCTGTGGTGGTAGAGATGGACAACAGCCGTAACCTGGACATGGACTCCATTGTCGCTGAAGTGCGCGCCCAGTACGAGGACATTGCCAACCGCAGCAGAGCTGAGGCTGAGACCTGGTACAAGCAGAAG TATGAAGAGATGCAGAGCTCTGCTGGACAGTATGGTGAAGACCTCCGCTCAACCAAGACTGAGATCGCTGAGCTGAACCGCATGATCGCTCGTCTCCAGAACGAGATTGAGTCCGTCAAGGGTCAG CGGGCCAACCTTGAGGCTCAGATCGCTGAGGCAGAGGAACGCGGTGAGCTGGCAGTGAAGGACGCCAAGCTCCGAATCAGGGACTTGGAGGATGCTCTCCAGAGAGCCAAGCAGGACATGGCCCGCCAGGTGCGCGAGTACCAGGAGCTGATGAATGTCAAGCTGGCCCTGGACATTGAGATTGCCACTTACAGGAAGctgctggagggagaggagagcag AATATCCTCGGGTGGTGCAACTGCAACAATCCATGTGCAGCAGAGCTCTGGTGGCA ACTACTCCAGCGCAGGCTCAGGTGGATTCGGCTatggtggcggcagcagcagctacggcggcggcagcagcagctacggcggcggcagcagcagctatggtggcggcagcagcagctaCGGCAGCGGCGGTGGTGCCACAATCACCAAGTCCATGACTTCCACCAGCTCCAGCAGGCGTTTCTAG
- the LOC124027227 gene encoding keratin, type II cytoskeletal 8-like isoform X2, which yields MSFSRTSYRSGGSSMGGGMGGNTTIRKSFTSQSLAAPGSTRMSSGSVRHSGAGFGGGMGMGGGSGFSSSSSAGGYGGGLGAGYGGGMGGGFHGATITAVTCNQSLLAPLNLAIDPNIQVVRTHEKEQIKTLNNRFASFIDKVRFLEQQNKMLETKWSLLQDQTTTRSNIDAMFEAYISNLRRQLDGLGNEKMKLEGELKNMQGLVEDFKNKYEDEINKRASVENEFVLLKKDVDGAYMNKVELEAKVDALQDEINFLRAVYEAELRELQGQIKDTSVVVEMDNSRNLDMDSIVAEVRAQYEDIANRSRAEAETWYKQKYEEMQSSAGQYGEDLRSTKTEIAELNRMIARLQNEIESVKGQRANLEAQIAEAEERGELAVKDAKLRIRDLEDALQRAKQDMARQVREYQELMNVKLALDIEIATYRKLLEGEESRISSGGATATIHVQQSSDYSSAGSGGFGYGGGSSSYGGGSSSYGGGSSSYGGGSSSYGSGGGATITKSMTSTSSSRRF from the exons ATGAGCTTCAGCAGGACAAGCTACAGAAGCGGCGGCAGCAGCATGGGCGGCGGCATGGGGGGCAACACCACCATTCGCAAGAGTTTCACCAGCCAGTCCTTGGCTGCTCCCGGATCCACCCGGATGAGCAGCGGGTCAGTCCGCCATTCTGGCGCCGGGTTCGGTGGTGGCATGGGTATGGGCGGAGGCAGCGgcttcagcagcagcagcagcgcaggTGGCTACGGTGGTGGTCTCGGCGCTGGCTATGGTGGTGGTATGGGTGGCGGATTCCATGGCGCCACCATCACAGCTGTCACATGCAACCAGAGCCTGCTGGCACCACTGAACCTGGCGATCGACCCCAACATCCAGGTTGTCCGCACCCATGAGAAAGAGCAGATCAAGACCCTCAACAACCGCTTTGCCTCCTTCATCGATAAG GTGCGTTTCTTGGAGCAGCAGAACAAGATGCTGGAGACCAAATGGAGCCTCCTGCAGGACCAGACCACCACCCGCTCCAACATCGACGCCATGTTCGAGGCCTACATCTCCAACCTGCGCAGACAGCTGGACGGCCTGGGCAATGAGAAGATGAAGCTGGAGGGGGAGCTGAAGAACATGCAGGGTCTGGTTGAGGACTTCAAGAACAA GTATGAAGATGAAATCAACAAGCGCGCCTCAGTAGAGAACGAGTTTGTCCTGCTGAAGAAG gaTGTTGACGGTGCTTACATGAACAAGGTGGAGCTGGAGGCCAAGGTTGACGCTCTACAGGATGAGATCAACTTCCTCAGGGCCGTCTACGAGGCG GAGCTGCGTGAGCTGCAGGGCCAGATCAAGGACACCTCTGTGGTGGTAGAGATGGACAACAGCCGTAACCTGGACATGGACTCCATTGTCGCTGAAGTGCGCGCCCAGTACGAGGACATTGCCAACCGCAGCAGAGCTGAGGCTGAGACCTGGTACAAGCAGAAG TATGAAGAGATGCAGAGCTCTGCTGGACAGTATGGTGAAGACCTCCGCTCAACCAAGACTGAGATCGCTGAGCTGAACCGCATGATCGCTCGTCTCCAGAACGAGATTGAGTCCGTCAAGGGTCAG CGGGCCAACCTTGAGGCTCAGATCGCTGAGGCAGAGGAACGCGGTGAGCTGGCAGTGAAGGACGCCAAGCTCCGAATCAGGGACTTGGAGGATGCTCTCCAGAGAGCCAAGCAGGACATGGCCCGCCAGGTGCGCGAGTACCAGGAGCTGATGAATGTCAAGCTGGCCCTGGACATTGAGATTGCCACTTACAGGAAGctgctggagggagaggagagcag AATATCCTCGGGTGGTGCAACTGCAACAATCCATGTGCAGCAGAGCTCTG ACTACTCCAGCGCAGGCTCAGGTGGATTCGGCTatggtggcggcagcagcagctacggcggcggcagcagcagctacggcggcggcagcagcagctatggtggcggcagcagcagctaCGGCAGCGGCGGTGGTGCCACAATCACCAAGTCCATGACTTCCACCAGCTCCAGCAGGCGTTTCTAG